A region from the Anaerolineae bacterium genome encodes:
- a CDS encoding Oligopeptide transport system permease protein OppB, which yields MGKFIIRRLLWMTLVLFVVSLITFILMRIIPGGPFTGEKRLPAATLAQLNAKYRLDQPLYIQYLSFLEGVIVPKITTGKQSNYLDHEYLINLRLPFGDRATFRWMNFGPSYNSIGRTVSDIFRDNLPISMQLGFLAFTLSIFIGVPLGIISALKRNTYIDYLAMAIAVLGISVPVIIMAPILQYFFGVQLKLVPVSGWGKPNQMILPVIALGASNTALIARLTRASLLQVLGQDYIRTAKAKGLIERLVILRHALRNALIPIVTVLGPTLAYMLCGTFVVETIFGIPGMGKFFVTSVTGRDYQVIMGTVLLLAMFLVLANTIVDILYTFLDPRIRTD from the coding sequence ATGGGTAAGTTTATTATCCGGCGCCTGTTATGGATGACTCTTGTCCTGTTTGTCGTTTCGCTGATTACGTTTATTCTCATGCGGATTATTCCTGGTGGCCCCTTTACTGGAGAAAAACGTCTCCCTGCTGCCACCCTGGCTCAACTGAATGCCAAGTACCGTCTGGACCAGCCTTTATATATTCAATATTTGAGCTTTCTCGAAGGAGTCATCGTCCCGAAAATTACGACCGGCAAACAATCGAATTATCTGGATCATGAATATTTGATTAATCTGCGGCTGCCTTTTGGAGATCGAGCAACCTTCCGATGGATGAACTTTGGTCCTTCTTATAACAGTATCGGACGTACGGTGAGTGATATTTTTCGCGATAATTTGCCCATTTCCATGCAACTGGGCTTTTTGGCTTTTACCTTATCTATTTTCATCGGGGTTCCTTTAGGAATTATCTCGGCTCTTAAAAGGAATACCTATATTGATTATCTGGCAATGGCGATAGCGGTGTTGGGAATTTCGGTGCCGGTGATTATTATGGCGCCAATCCTCCAGTATTTTTTTGGTGTGCAGTTGAAGCTCGTACCGGTAAGCGGTTGGGGCAAACCAAACCAGATGATCCTACCGGTGATAGCGCTTGGAGCATCCAATACGGCCTTGATTGCCCGCCTGACGCGTGCCAGTTTGCTACAGGTTCTTGGTCAAGACTATATCCGGACTGCCAAGGCAAAGGGATTGATCGAGCGGTTGGTGATCCTGAGACATGCCTTAAGAAATGCTCTCATACCGATCGTTACTGTGCTGGGCCCTACGCTGGCTTACATGCTATGTGGGACATTTGTAGTCGAAACGATCTTTGGTATTCCAGGAATGGGGAAGTTCTTTGTGACCAGTGTGACCGGGCGAGATTATCAGGTCATTATGGGTACGGTTCTATTATTGGCGATGTTTTTAGTGCTTGCCAATACCATTGTAGATATTCTTTACACCTTCCTCGATCCTCGCATTCGGACAGATTAG
- a CDS encoding Oligopeptide ABC transporter, periplasmic oligopeptide-binding protein OppA, with translation MERIKQWVGYLVLLGMLLASCATPTPIEPATTTTAGQNQPSVAETSEVQPQEEPAAPPKAIVVGRGANDPKSIDPQRAVDARDSELSTQLFPGLVVPNVETNELMPGVAESWEVSEDGTVFTFHLVPEIPWVRYNPATEQVEVVKDEAGNPRYLTAQDFVYGFRRALDPNTASPAAYILAPYIVGGEDFNAGSGSAEDLGVKALDEYTFQVTAPEKLGYTLGIYGIINAKATPQWAIEESGDAWTEPQNINTYGPFALKAWEHENNMVMVKNPFWPGSSGIGQAKLDQVTFRFIDAATALSEFEAGSLDATQIPSDQVVRIQADPTLGSQLKIVPGQCTQAWGFNTTKAPFDNVHIRRAFNYAVDRVTLVTDVLAGGQIPAVFFTPPSLAFAPSAMEEYADIGATFHDPEKAKEELALGLQELGLASADQLPSITVEYGTSTELTAVAQALQAMWKETLGVEVTLSQIDVKVYWGKQETDAGQIFRAGWCPDYNDANNFLRDVYRSDSIYNYGKWSNPQFDALVDQARVETDPATRLSLYVEAEKLLNIEDAGTMTLYYPVVPTVTKSNIVRSYSVTGVDYYWEWDITQ, from the coding sequence ATGGAACGTATAAAACAATGGGTGGGATACCTGGTCCTGTTGGGGATGCTGTTGGCGAGTTGTGCTACTCCAACGCCAATAGAGCCCGCTACCACAACCACAGCAGGTCAAAACCAGCCATCTGTGGCGGAAACGTCAGAAGTTCAGCCACAAGAAGAACCGGCAGCGCCACCAAAAGCGATTGTTGTTGGCCGGGGGGCAAACGATCCAAAGAGCATTGACCCACAACGTGCAGTAGATGCGCGTGACTCGGAACTCTCTACCCAACTGTTCCCCGGGCTGGTTGTTCCTAATGTGGAAACCAATGAACTGATGCCAGGCGTTGCTGAGAGTTGGGAAGTGTCAGAAGATGGAACTGTTTTTACCTTTCACCTCGTTCCAGAAATCCCTTGGGTGCGCTACAATCCTGCTACCGAGCAGGTGGAGGTCGTAAAAGATGAAGCAGGGAATCCGCGTTATCTGACTGCCCAGGATTTTGTTTACGGCTTTCGGCGCGCTTTGGATCCAAACACTGCTTCTCCGGCCGCATATATCCTGGCTCCTTATATCGTGGGGGGCGAGGACTTTAACGCTGGAAGCGGGAGCGCAGAAGATTTAGGTGTAAAAGCCCTCGATGAGTATACGTTTCAGGTTACTGCTCCAGAAAAACTGGGTTATACGCTTGGCATCTACGGTATCATCAATGCCAAAGCGACTCCTCAGTGGGCAATCGAGGAAAGTGGAGATGCCTGGACTGAACCCCAAAACATCAATACCTATGGGCCATTTGCTTTGAAAGCCTGGGAACACGAAAACAATATGGTAATGGTCAAAAACCCCTTCTGGCCCGGTTCGAGCGGCATTGGTCAGGCAAAATTGGATCAGGTAACATTCCGATTTATTGATGCGGCTACAGCTCTGAGTGAGTTTGAAGCTGGTAGCCTGGATGCTACCCAGATTCCTTCTGATCAGGTTGTTCGTATCCAGGCCGATCCCACACTGGGATCCCAATTAAAGATCGTTCCTGGACAATGCACGCAAGCCTGGGGTTTCAATACGACCAAAGCGCCGTTTGATAACGTACATATTCGCCGCGCTTTCAACTACGCAGTAGACCGGGTAACCCTGGTAACAGATGTATTGGCTGGCGGTCAAATTCCGGCTGTGTTCTTCACCCCACCAAGCCTTGCCTTTGCTCCATCTGCAATGGAGGAATATGCTGATATCGGGGCTACATTCCATGACCCTGAAAAAGCCAAAGAAGAGCTGGCATTGGGTTTGCAAGAATTGGGGCTTGCGTCTGCCGATCAACTCCCCAGTATTACAGTTGAATATGGCACAAGCACCGAACTGACTGCTGTGGCTCAAGCACTTCAGGCAATGTGGAAAGAAACCTTGGGTGTTGAAGTTACTCTATCCCAGATCGATGTTAAAGTTTACTGGGGTAAGCAAGAGACAGATGCGGGTCAAATTTTCCGGGCTGGCTGGTGCCCCGATTATAACGACGCCAACAATTTCCTGCGGGATGTCTACCGCTCCGATTCGATTTACAACTATGGGAAATGGAGCAATCCCCAATTCGATGCCCTTGTTGATCAGGCTCGTGTCGAGACTGACCCCGCTACGCGTTTGAGTCTATATGTCGAAGCAGAAAAATTATTGAACATCGAGGATGCCGGCACGATGACCCTGTACTACCCTGTGGTTCCGACGGTGACCAAATCGAATATCGTTCGTAGCTATTCGGTTACCGGCGTGGATTATTACTGGGAGTGGGATATAACCCAATAA
- a CDS encoding Transcriptional regulator, LuxR family, producing the protein MPSLRLYFLGQPKIEHNGIPAKVPLQKALALLAYLALNNERFTRNYLATFLWPENSPEASLNNLRVTLHSLRKTFGDEWFFIDRNSVGIARKAHLWVDVSQFSELVASLQSHYHSSTAICADCIPTLAEAIQLYRGNFLEGFTLKDSDLFDEWQRFQQTTLLQMALDVLKKLVNGYIAQGDYPQAILYAQQWLSLDPINETIHQTLMKLYSWTHQYHAAIKQYQECTQILEKELGEAPQHTTTQIYQAIKEHRLPPPLAHVNLIDLNPRPISQPASASPFLGRERELAEITERLKEPACRLLTLIGPSGIGKTRLALQAARENASFFPNGVWYIPLVAVPSPEGLATTMVESLGISLEGQRDIHSQLFNYLKNRKALLILDNFEHLIEGVSLIEDLLKRAPSIKMMVTSCERLNLQLEWLYHVQGLEYPSHEDEPIEEYSAIQLFLHSAKRVNPSFSLQKADRPYVVQICRFLDGMPLGIELAASWTHLLSCQEIVREIEQDLDFLTVSTRDIPSRHRSLRAVFESSWKLLSEEERKTIKSLSVFRGGFQRHAAEQIAGANLGLLSSLTNKSFLHRSPTGRYEILETSRKFIEERLQEKPVEYLDTMDRHARYYGRYLKEREAQLKGGSQFEALQEISAEIENIRLAWHWMVNREQVLEIDQAQECLHLFYNMRSWLHEGVKIFSEAVAKLRELTEREKIPAQQNRVTLARLLARQGYFYDRIGNYEKAREVLQESLSILRELNLTTEMAIPLRGLARLSLDLENYSEARELYQTCLKICEENNDTWGTVRCLDSLGFIALYFDEDAKARKYLERGVTLAKQNGDHWGTTWCLMDLGFIALLEQSYSEAEQLLQECLTTTKLIGDWQGIATTLSYLALLAVGKGNYEEARQIYQHEISSWQELGYQVGLAYAHMHFGFFLFMIEEYPEAKSNLLEALELALSISSAPTIERSLVGIVSLLVKEKNRQEATELIERTIYHPAIFGKIRDIRPHLFSSADMSLKFYARYSPKLYNEFLEGIHEINKIAQSVVKPQTP; encoded by the coding sequence ATGCCTTCATTGAGACTTTATTTTCTGGGTCAACCTAAAATAGAACACAACGGTATCCCTGCAAAGGTGCCGCTTCAAAAAGCTCTGGCACTGCTGGCATACCTGGCGCTCAACAACGAGAGATTCACCCGAAATTACCTGGCTACCTTTTTATGGCCAGAAAATTCCCCTGAGGCCTCCCTCAACAATTTACGAGTAACCCTGCACAGCTTGAGAAAAACCTTTGGGGATGAGTGGTTTTTCATCGATCGTAACTCTGTAGGTATAGCTCGAAAAGCTCATCTCTGGGTCGATGTGTCACAATTCAGTGAACTCGTTGCCAGTCTTCAATCTCATTACCATTCCAGCACAGCGATTTGTGCGGATTGCATCCCAACTTTAGCAGAGGCAATCCAGCTTTACCGCGGCAATTTTTTAGAAGGATTTACCCTCAAAGATAGCGATTTGTTTGATGAATGGCAAAGGTTTCAACAAACAACATTGCTTCAAATGGCTTTAGATGTCCTGAAGAAATTAGTTAATGGCTACATTGCTCAAGGAGATTATCCGCAAGCAATCTTGTACGCCCAACAATGGCTCAGCCTCGATCCGATTAATGAAACCATCCACCAAACCTTGATGAAACTCTATAGCTGGACTCATCAGTACCATGCCGCAATCAAACAATATCAAGAATGTACTCAGATACTCGAAAAAGAGTTAGGCGAAGCACCCCAACATACCACCACCCAAATCTACCAGGCGATCAAAGAACACCGCCTACCTCCTCCCCTTGCTCATGTGAATCTAATTGACCTGAATCCTCGTCCTATCAGTCAACCCGCTTCGGCTTCTCCGTTCCTGGGTAGAGAAAGAGAACTGGCTGAAATAACCGAAAGGCTAAAAGAACCCGCCTGCAGATTACTCACTCTCATCGGGCCAAGCGGAATTGGCAAAACCCGTCTAGCCCTCCAGGCTGCCAGGGAAAATGCCTCATTCTTCCCTAATGGTGTCTGGTACATCCCCCTCGTGGCGGTGCCTTCCCCAGAAGGATTAGCTACAACTATGGTTGAATCCCTGGGAATCTCCCTGGAAGGGCAACGGGATATCCACTCCCAGTTGTTTAATTACCTCAAGAACAGAAAAGCACTTTTGATCTTAGATAATTTTGAACATCTGATCGAAGGGGTAAGCCTTATCGAAGACCTGCTTAAAAGAGCACCAAGCATCAAAATGATGGTCACCTCCTGCGAACGCTTAAATCTCCAGTTAGAATGGCTCTATCACGTACAAGGACTGGAATATCCTTCTCACGAAGATGAACCTATAGAAGAATACAGTGCGATTCAACTCTTTCTCCACAGCGCAAAGCGGGTGAATCCGAGTTTCTCACTTCAGAAAGCCGATCGCCCTTATGTGGTCCAGATCTGCCGCTTTCTGGACGGAATGCCGCTAGGGATTGAACTGGCTGCCTCCTGGACGCATCTCCTCTCCTGTCAGGAGATCGTCAGAGAAATCGAACAAGATTTAGATTTTCTAACGGTCTCCACCCGAGATATTCCCTCCAGACACCGCAGCCTTAGAGCAGTGTTCGAAAGCTCATGGAAACTTCTCTCCGAAGAAGAAAGAAAGACCATCAAGTCTCTCTCTGTATTTCGAGGCGGCTTTCAACGTCATGCAGCCGAGCAAATAGCAGGAGCGAACTTAGGCTTGCTATCCAGCCTCACCAACAAATCCTTCCTTCATCGCTCACCAACAGGACGCTATGAAATCCTCGAAACTTCGCGCAAGTTTATCGAGGAAAGACTCCAGGAAAAGCCTGTCGAATACCTGGACACCATGGATCGCCATGCCCGGTACTACGGCAGGTACCTTAAAGAGAGGGAAGCTCAACTGAAAGGAGGAAGTCAGTTTGAGGCTCTTCAGGAGATTTCGGCAGAGATCGAAAATATTCGCCTGGCGTGGCACTGGATGGTGAACCGGGAACAAGTGCTGGAGATCGATCAAGCTCAGGAGTGTCTGCATCTATTCTATAACATGCGCTCCTGGCTCCATGAAGGAGTCAAAATCTTCAGCGAAGCAGTTGCCAAACTTCGCGAACTTACAGAGAGGGAAAAAATTCCTGCCCAACAAAACCGGGTAACTCTAGCCCGCCTCCTTGCCAGACAAGGCTATTTTTATGATCGCATTGGGAATTACGAAAAAGCAAGAGAGGTCTTGCAGGAAAGTTTATCGATTTTAAGAGAATTAAATCTAACAACCGAGATGGCGATACCCTTGCGAGGGCTTGCCCGGTTATCTTTAGATCTGGAAAACTATTCTGAAGCAAGGGAACTTTATCAAACCTGCTTAAAAATCTGCGAAGAGAACAATGATACCTGGGGCACGGTGCGGTGTTTAGACAGTCTTGGTTTTATCGCTCTCTATTTCGATGAGGATGCCAAGGCTAGAAAATACCTGGAAAGGGGTGTTACCCTCGCAAAACAGAATGGCGATCATTGGGGGACAACCTGGTGTTTAATGGATTTGGGTTTTATTGCCCTTCTCGAGCAATCCTACTCTGAGGCAGAACAGTTGCTCCAGGAATGTCTAACCACCACGAAATTAATCGGCGATTGGCAAGGAATTGCCACCACCTTGAGTTATTTAGCGCTCCTGGCAGTTGGCAAAGGGAACTATGAGGAGGCACGGCAGATTTATCAGCATGAGATTTCCAGCTGGCAGGAACTTGGCTATCAAGTAGGGCTTGCCTATGCTCACATGCACTTTGGCTTCTTCCTTTTCATGATTGAGGAGTATCCTGAGGCAAAAAGCAACTTACTGGAAGCACTGGAGCTTGCCTTGAGCATCTCTTCTGCTCCAACCATCGAGCGCTCCCTGGTGGGAATTGTAAGCCTATTGGTCAAAGAAAAAAACAGACAAGAAGCCACTGAATTAATCGAGCGGACGATTTATCACCCGGCTATCTTTGGCAAAATTAGAGATATCCGCCCCCATTTATTCTCCTCAGCCGACATGAGTCTGAAATTCTACGCCAGATACAGCCCCAAACTCTACAATGAGTTTCTGGAAGGAATTCACGAGATCAATAAAATTGCCCAGTCAGTTGTTAAGCCACAAACGCCGTAA
- a CDS encoding Transcriptional regulator, PadR family, with the protein MRYGRGCGKGFGGGRRKMFFLESCLLVLLHQSPSYGYALMENLRPFGFQPEQMDISILYRALRDLEEMGLVTSRWSDESLGPQRRIYTITPDGEAVLAEWMENLRQHRQELEALEAAYQSVRQKAEQTFPVEEQIASQNDD; encoded by the coding sequence ATGAGATATGGTAGAGGTTGTGGCAAAGGTTTCGGAGGTGGGCGGCGGAAAATGTTTTTCCTGGAATCCTGCTTGTTGGTTTTACTTCACCAGTCGCCCAGCTATGGCTATGCTCTGATGGAAAATTTACGCCCCTTTGGTTTCCAACCGGAGCAAATGGACATCAGCATTCTCTATCGCGCCTTGCGCGATTTAGAAGAAATGGGGCTGGTAACCAGCAGGTGGAGCGATGAAAGCCTTGGACCCCAACGTCGCATTTACACCATCACTCCGGATGGCGAGGCGGTTCTGGCTGAATGGATGGAAAACTTACGCCAGCATCGCCAGGAACTCGAGGCTCTGGAAGCTGCCTATCAATCCGTCCGCCAAAAGGCAGAACAAACCTTTCCTGTGGAAGAGCAAATTGCCAGCCAGAACGATGATTAA
- a CDS encoding Fe-S oxidoreductase, with translation MNYVFGPVPSRRLGRSLGIDTIPLKTCNWNCVYCQLGRSVPLQHERKAYFPSQAILAEVEQFLCQPQPPPLDWITFVGSGEPTLHSEIGWLVRKVKTLSDKPVAVITNGSLLYLPEVRQELSVADAILPSLDAGNPALYRKINRPHPEISFERLVEGLIAFRKEFCGKYWVEVMLVRGLNDTEPALREIATILAQIQPDEVHLLLPDRPPAEKWVKPSDEDGLLRAMAILGERAHVVHPAQSRWTIDPKQNVIEAILGVITRHPLREDDLLKALSEIPSAQVATILSELEKSGQAQVIERYGTRFWCSASSRYPP, from the coding sequence ATGAACTACGTCTTCGGTCCGGTACCCTCGCGGCGGCTGGGACGATCGCTCGGGATCGACACCATTCCGCTCAAAACCTGCAACTGGAACTGCGTCTATTGCCAACTGGGGCGCAGTGTTCCACTCCAGCATGAACGGAAAGCCTATTTTCCCTCGCAGGCTATTCTCGCCGAGGTGGAACAATTCCTGTGTCAGCCTCAACCACCACCGTTGGATTGGATTACCTTTGTCGGATCAGGCGAGCCAACGCTGCACAGCGAGATCGGCTGGCTAGTCCGCAAGGTCAAAACCCTCAGCGACAAGCCTGTTGCTGTGATTACAAATGGCTCTTTGCTCTATCTGCCCGAAGTGCGGCAAGAACTCTCCGTCGCAGATGCCATTCTGCCCTCTCTGGACGCCGGCAATCCAGCTTTATATCGCAAGATCAACCGTCCCCATCCTGAAATCTCCTTTGAACGCCTGGTAGAGGGGTTGATTGCCTTCCGCAAGGAATTTTGCGGCAAATACTGGGTGGAGGTAATGCTGGTGAGGGGACTCAATGATACAGAACCTGCTCTCAGGGAGATTGCAACAATCCTGGCGCAAATCCAACCTGATGAAGTGCACTTACTTCTGCCGGACCGTCCGCCAGCAGAGAAGTGGGTGAAACCGAGCGATGAAGACGGTTTGTTACGGGCGATGGCAATTTTAGGGGAACGTGCTCATGTCGTTCACCCCGCTCAAAGCCGCTGGACGATCGATCCAAAACAAAACGTAATCGAGGCAATCCTCGGGGTTATCACCCGCCACCCCCTGCGTGAGGATGATTTGTTGAAAGCCCTGAGCGAAATCCCTTCCGCCCAGGTAGCAACGATTCTAAGCGAGCTGGAAAAAAGCGGTCAGGCACAGGTCATTGAGCGCTATGGGACGCGCTTCTGGTGTTCAGCTTCCAGCCGTTACCCGCCCTGA
- a CDS encoding hydrolase, alpha/beta fold family, translating to MRVQGEENGIPFLWAHGLLTNMQAEDILDWFGWGNFPPSIKLIRYNARGHGNGYALIRATDFCWQSLALDLLQLADQLGLGNLLAGGASMGASTALYAALCAPQRVKGLVLVSPPTAWHRRSQQASQYLRSAWLALLLGGRGIAWLAARDLQRSLPGWMGYSQREKVKCTLPLLYRYRRLTLWAIFRGAALSNLPSKDRIRALAHIPTLILTWSDDPVHPVETAEELHRLLPNSTLWVTENEEAFGEIPARMIEFIERLQGID from the coding sequence GTGCGAGTTCAAGGGGAGGAAAACGGCATTCCCTTTCTGTGGGCGCATGGCTTGCTGACAAATATGCAGGCGGAGGATATTCTGGACTGGTTCGGTTGGGGCAATTTCCCTCCTTCGATCAAATTGATTCGCTATAATGCGCGTGGACATGGCAATGGTTACGCCTTGATTCGGGCGACGGATTTTTGCTGGCAAAGTCTGGCACTCGACCTGTTACAGCTTGCCGATCAACTTGGCTTGGGTAATCTCCTTGCTGGTGGTGCTTCGATGGGAGCAAGCACTGCCCTATACGCTGCTTTATGCGCTCCTCAGCGGGTGAAAGGTTTGGTGCTGGTTTCACCACCCACAGCCTGGCACAGGCGCAGTCAGCAAGCAAGTCAATATCTTCGCTCAGCCTGGCTTGCTCTCCTCTTAGGCGGTAGAGGAATTGCCTGGCTGGCGGCGCGTGACTTGCAGCGTTCGCTCCCGGGTTGGATGGGATATTCCCAAAGAGAGAAAGTGAAATGCACCCTGCCTCTGCTCTATCGTTATCGCCGCTTGACTCTGTGGGCAATTTTCCGCGGCGCTGCGCTTAGCAATCTGCCCTCAAAAGACCGGATTCGCGCCCTGGCTCACATCCCTACGCTCATTCTTACCTGGTCGGACGATCCCGTCCATCCGGTGGAAACGGCGGAGGAGTTGCATCGCCTTTTGCCAAACTCAACGCTATGGGTGACGGAAAATGAGGAAGCGTTTGGCGAGATACCTGCAAGGATGATTGAGTTTATTGAACGGCTACAAGGGATTGACTAG
- a CDS encoding Universal stress protein family has translation MFNKILVGVDGSEHALKAVRFAGELARTCNADLVIVHAYAPIPAGLGEPNLQEAISERLREADEVLQRALQEVGFTPKVVETEALEGSAADVILRVAEVRSVDLIVVGSRGLGALASLLLGSQSQEVIQRATCPVLVVR, from the coding sequence ATGTTCAATAAAATTTTAGTGGGTGTGGATGGCTCGGAGCACGCTCTAAAAGCTGTCCGATTTGCTGGAGAGTTAGCGCGCACCTGCAATGCTGATCTGGTAATTGTGCACGCCTATGCTCCCATCCCTGCAGGGTTGGGAGAGCCAAATTTACAAGAGGCAATTTCCGAGAGGTTACGCGAGGCAGATGAGGTGCTGCAACGCGCCTTACAAGAGGTGGGTTTTACCCCCAAAGTGGTGGAGACAGAAGCCCTGGAAGGTTCTGCGGCAGATGTGATCTTGCGGGTGGCAGAAGTACGCAGTGTGGACTTAATCGTCGTTGGCTCACGGGGGTTGGGCGCCCTGGCGAGCTTGTTGCTTGGCAGTCAAAGCCAGGAGGTGATCCAGAGGGCAACCTGCCCGGTTTTGGTGGTGCGTTAA
- a CDS encoding Polyheme membrane-associated cytochrome c, with translation MKVSLRVGILLILMAIGLAACQTATPAPATEAVAEQPPACPTAVPCPPVVEPVVKQVPYEAQWAASGHNKADAEAFTHWDESEEKAIPVECAKCHSETGFLDFLGEDGTAAATVDNPAPLGTTVTCITCHNASTAQMTSVTFPSGAEISGLGGEAVCMQCHQGRASKVSVDQALEKVGLTADLDTPNAELGFVNIHYYAAAATLYGKQTQGGYEYEGKQYDAKNDHVEGFDTCIGCHNSHTLELKLEACATCHQGVASVEDVRKIRMAGSEADYDGDGDIQEGIAFEIEGLQEKLYSAIQAYASEVAGQAIGYNDLAYPYFFADSNGDGTIDESEAVFDNRYQNWTGRLLKAAYNYQTSKKDPGAYAHGGKYIIQLLYDSIEDLNTKLASPISLESARRLDPGHFAGSEEAFRHWDAEGEVPGSCARCHSASGLPTYLKNGVNIAVAPSNGLNCATCHNDLATFTRFEVGAVTFPSGAKLDFGDPDANLCLNCHQGRESTVSLDNAIRAAGVQNDQTSEALRFRNPHYFAAGATLFGDEAKGAYQFSGKEYAGRFVHVEKFSTCIQCHNAHALEVNVQECSDCHTNVNSMADLRALRMNTQGDFDGDGDETEGLAGEVETMMEKLYAAIQEYASTRLQTPIVYDPHVYPYYFNDTNANGQVDEGEAAFPNAYANWSPNLLRAAYNYQWAQKDPGAYAHNARYILQVLYDSIQAVGGSVSGMKRP, from the coding sequence ATGAAGGTATCTCTAAGAGTTGGTATCTTGCTGATCCTTATGGCAATCGGGCTTGCAGCCTGTCAAACAGCAACGCCCGCTCCTGCCACAGAAGCAGTCGCTGAGCAACCGCCAGCCTGTCCTACGGCTGTGCCCTGTCCACCAGTTGTCGAACCGGTCGTCAAACAGGTGCCCTATGAAGCCCAATGGGCAGCTTCGGGTCACAATAAAGCCGATGCAGAAGCCTTTACCCACTGGGACGAAAGCGAGGAAAAAGCCATTCCGGTCGAATGCGCCAAATGCCATAGCGAGACCGGTTTCCTGGATTTTCTGGGCGAAGATGGCACTGCAGCCGCAACAGTGGACAACCCTGCCCCGCTCGGCACGACCGTGACCTGTATAACCTGCCATAACGCTTCGACCGCCCAGATGACCAGTGTCACCTTCCCCTCTGGGGCTGAAATCAGCGGGCTGGGTGGTGAGGCGGTTTGTATGCAATGTCACCAGGGGAGAGCTTCCAAAGTCAGTGTGGATCAGGCTTTGGAAAAGGTTGGCTTAACGGCAGACCTGGATACACCGAACGCCGAGCTCGGTTTCGTCAACATTCACTATTATGCAGCGGCTGCCACCCTGTATGGCAAACAAACCCAGGGCGGCTATGAGTATGAGGGCAAACAATACGATGCAAAGAACGATCATGTCGAAGGCTTCGACACTTGCATCGGTTGCCATAACTCTCATACCCTCGAACTGAAACTGGAAGCCTGCGCCACCTGCCATCAAGGGGTAGCCAGTGTGGAAGACGTGCGGAAAATCCGCATGGCTGGTTCCGAGGCGGATTACGACGGCGATGGTGATATCCAGGAAGGCATTGCTTTCGAGATTGAGGGCTTGCAAGAAAAACTGTATAGCGCCATCCAGGCGTATGCCAGCGAGGTTGCCGGTCAGGCGATCGGTTACAACGATCTGGCGTATCCCTACTTCTTCGCCGATTCAAACGGCGATGGAACCATTGACGAAAGCGAAGCCGTCTTCGATAACCGCTATCAAAACTGGACCGGGCGCTTGCTCAAAGCGGCCTATAATTATCAGACGTCCAAGAAAGATCCCGGCGCCTACGCTCACGGCGGTAAATATATCATCCAGCTTCTCTACGATTCGATCGAGGATCTTAACACCAAATTAGCCTCGCCCATCAGCCTGGAGAGCGCTCGGCGGCTCGACCCCGGTCACTTTGCCGGTTCCGAAGAAGCCTTCCGCCACTGGGATGCAGAGGGTGAGGTGCCAGGCAGTTGCGCCCGCTGCCACAGCGCTTCGGGGCTGCCAACTTACCTAAAGAACGGCGTCAACATCGCCGTTGCCCCCTCGAACGGCTTGAACTGCGCCACCTGTCACAACGACCTGGCTACCTTCACTCGCTTTGAAGTCGGAGCTGTCACCTTCCCCAGCGGCGCCAAGCTGGACTTTGGCGACCCGGATGCCAATCTATGCTTGAATTGTCACCAGGGTCGTGAGTCTACCGTCAGCTTAGACAATGCTATCCGAGCGGCAGGGGTGCAAAACGACCAGACCTCAGAAGCGCTCCGCTTCCGCAATCCGCACTATTTCGCTGCTGGCGCAACGTTGTTCGGCGATGAAGCCAAAGGCGCCTACCAGTTCAGCGGCAAGGAATATGCCGGACGCTTCGTACATGTGGAGAAATTCAGCACCTGCATCCAATGCCACAACGCCCATGCCTTAGAGGTAAACGTCCAGGAGTGCAGCGATTGCCACACCAACGTGAACTCTATGGCTGACCTGCGTGCCCTGCGCATGAACACGCAAGGCGATTTTGACGGCGATGGTGACGAAACCGAAGGTCTCGCCGGCGAGGTTGAAACCATGATGGAGAAGCTCTATGCTGCCATTCAAGAATACGCCAGCACCCGCCTGCAGACACCCATCGTCTATGACCCGCATGTGTATCCATACTACTTCAATGACACCAATGCCAATGGACAGGTAGACGAAGGGGAAGCCGCATTCCCCAATGCCTATGCTAACTGGTCACCCAACCTCCTGCGGGCAGCCTACAACTATCAGTGGGCTCAAAAAGACCCAGGCGCTTACGCTCACAATGCGCGCTATATCTTACAGGTTCTATACGACAGCATTCAAGCTGTAGGTGGCAGCGTGAGCGGAATGAAGCGACCGTAA